A stretch of the Perca fluviatilis chromosome 17, GENO_Pfluv_1.0, whole genome shotgun sequence genome encodes the following:
- the spra gene encoding sepiapterin reductase a: MSSTESTDLGRALCIITGASRGFGRTIAREMSRLVKPGSALLLAARSGDDLRALQAELAESEAGKAGLVVECVVVDLGQIEGPERIVRASKEAFSDDIDHVILVNNSGSLGDVTRYAKSFTDMAEVNSYLSLNVSSSLCLTASVLQAFPQRPGLRRTVVNISSLCALQPFRSWVLYCTGKAARDMMFRVLAEEEPDLRVLNYAPGPLDTAMLTEAMSRTADPSIRTSFSAMFAQGQVLTCEASCAKLMKLLLEDNYTSGAHIDIYDVDTA; encoded by the exons ATGTCGTCCACTGAAAGTACTGACCTGGGCCGGGCGCTCTGTATTATCACCGGGGCCTCCAGAGGCTTTGGCCGGACTATAGCGAGGGAGATGTCTCGGTTGGTGAAGCCGGGGTCAGCGCTCTTGCTGGCGGCCCGCTCCGGTGATGACCTGCGGGCTTTGCAGGCTGAGCTGGCCGAGTCGGAGGCAGGCAAAGCGGGCCTGGTGGTTGAGTGTGTCGTGGTAGATCTGGGTCAGATTGAGGGACCGGAGAGGATTGTCAGAGCATCTAAAGAAGCTTTTTCTGACGATATAGATCACGTTATACTGGTCAACAATTCTG GCTCTCTGGGTGATGTGACCCGCTATGCCAAAAGCTTCACCGACATGGCCGAGGTGAACTCCTACTTGTCTCTCAATGTCAGCTCCTCCCTGTGCCTCACCGCCAGCGTCCTGCAGGCTTTTCCACAGCGTCCAGGCCTGCGGCGCACTGTGGTCAACATCAGCTCGCTGTGTGCCCTGCAACCTTTCCGCTCCTGGGTGCTGTACTGCACAGGCAAGGCTGCCCGAGACATGATGTTCAGGGTGCTGGCAGAAGAGGAGCCGGACCTTCGTGTGCTAAACTACGCTCCAG GGCCTCTGGACACTGCCATGCTGACGGAGGCCATGTCCAGAACAGCAGATCCCAGCATCAGGACGTCTTTTTCAGCCATGTTCGCTCAGGGCCAGGTGCTCACCTGTGAGGCCTCTTGTGCCAAGCTGATGAAGCTGCTGCTGGAAGACAACTACACATCAGGAGCTCACATCGACATCTATGACGTAGACACAGCTTGA